Proteins encoded by one window of Vibrio rumoiensis:
- a CDS encoding YqcC family protein, translated as MSEYIELSDVLEQLEDKLIQLSLWEEQSPPKQDLNSEQPFSLDTLQPTQWLQWIFIPKMRELIASQSEVPIGFEVSAYFEQTMVNKTHRDELLPILNQLDETVR; from the coding sequence ATGAGTGAATATATTGAATTAAGCGACGTACTTGAACAATTAGAAGATAAACTTATTCAATTATCCTTATGGGAAGAGCAATCGCCACCGAAACAAGATTTAAATAGTGAACAACCCTTTTCCTTAGATACATTGCAACCCACTCAATGGTTACAGTGGATTTTTATTCCTAAAATGCGCGAGCTTATTGCATCACAATCAGAGGTGCCGATTGGTTTTGAAGTGAGTGCTTATTTTGAACAAACGATGGTAAATAAAACCCATCGCGATGAATTATTACCGATTCTTAATCAATTAGATGAAACCGTTAGATGA
- a CDS encoding DUF3549 family protein: protein MNAIHNLSQLLEQSQCQFKIFDLGRRIQAIEIKDFQQVEMGQKPYPYPLQRHANLAIAYWNNSQQPWIWFLKFPLDERGLLNQTDIGNFLKYVTEAFSVKASGALLTQELTEDQQQHLANNPYTFKPNDDKMAVFHSVIRADLGLSTSQYYEHAQHYFTGDLGWNNWQTVGLQGITDMCSRLSDQQNGVAIRKALIKLAEDNANHPALYALLGALEHVEIPDKLAQRLSELATQECEKTQPDLFLLSAYVRALSGADSQQLIAILEKVLADQALCHAEVLIAIAGRCWAQLNTEARAVKFLLRLAQTKNQDLFNQLFADLVMIPDLRFTFLPLLSHTPSPELANALYALQQQTKSAQ, encoded by the coding sequence ATGAATGCAATACACAACCTAAGCCAACTATTAGAACAAAGTCAGTGCCAGTTTAAAATTTTTGATTTAGGGCGACGCATTCAAGCCATTGAAATTAAAGATTTCCAGCAAGTAGAAATGGGACAAAAGCCTTACCCTTACCCGCTACAACGTCATGCCAACCTAGCAATTGCTTACTGGAATAACAGTCAGCAACCTTGGATTTGGTTCTTAAAGTTCCCTCTTGATGAACGCGGACTACTCAATCAAACCGATATTGGTAACTTTTTAAAGTATGTGACCGAAGCTTTTTCTGTCAAAGCAAGTGGCGCACTTTTAACCCAAGAACTCACCGAAGATCAGCAACAGCATTTGGCCAATAATCCATATACCTTCAAACCAAACGACGACAAAATGGCGGTTTTCCATAGTGTTATTCGAGCCGATTTAGGGTTATCCACCAGCCAATATTATGAACATGCTCAACATTATTTTACGGGTGATTTAGGTTGGAATAATTGGCAGACGGTAGGCTTACAGGGTATTACCGACATGTGTAGTCGTTTGTCAGACCAACAAAACGGCGTGGCAATACGCAAAGCATTAATCAAGCTCGCAGAAGATAACGCCAACCACCCAGCGCTCTACGCTTTACTTGGCGCTTTAGAACATGTTGAGATTCCCGACAAATTAGCACAGCGATTATCAGAACTGGCAACGCAAGAATGCGAGAAAACTCAACCCGATCTATTTTTATTATCTGCGTATGTTCGAGCCTTATCAGGCGCCGATTCACAGCAACTTATTGCTATACTTGAAAAGGTTCTCGCCGATCAAGCGCTTTGTCACGCAGAGGTGTTAATTGCGATTGCAGGCCGCTGTTGGGCACAACTGAATACCGAAGCGCGCGCGGTGAAATTTTTACTTCGTCTAGCTCAAACCAAAAACCAAGATTTATTTAACCAATTGTTTGCTGACTTGGTGATGATCCCTGATTTACGTTTTACCTTTTTGCCACTGTTAAGCCACACTCCAAGCCCTGAATTGGCGAATGCGCTTTACGCACTACAACAGCAAACCAAATCTGCTCAATAA
- a CDS encoding DUF3301 domain-containing protein: MITDLLMILVVVFIAFLFWQQRRQSELAHKAIARHCEQLDLQLLSVSLLRYQLRLPDGRFQFHSLYQFEFSARGDDYYQGRAIMIGFKVAKFMLPPYRIVESD, encoded by the coding sequence ATGATAACCGACTTACTGATGATACTTGTTGTGGTGTTCATTGCTTTCCTGTTTTGGCAACAACGTCGGCAATCAGAATTAGCGCATAAAGCGATTGCTCGTCATTGTGAACAGCTGGATTTACAACTCCTATCTGTGTCGCTGTTACGTTATCAATTACGCTTACCGGACGGGCGTTTTCAGTTTCATTCTTTATATCAATTTGAATTTTCTGCCCGCGGTGATGATTATTACCAAGGGCGAGCGATCATGATTGGTTTTAAAGTCGCCAAATTTATGCTGCCACCCTATCGTATTGTCGAAAGTGACTAA
- a CDS encoding YaiI/YqxD family protein: MKIWVDADACPKTIRETICRAAERTGITTTFIANHLVPVPKRNNIHSVQVESGFDIADNEIVRRVETGDLVITSDIPLADEVITKGGQALSSRGELYTKDTIKARLNIRDFMDTMRSSGVQSGGPAPLSQTDKREFANHLDRILAKSRNS; this comes from the coding sequence ATGAAAATTTGGGTTGATGCTGACGCGTGTCCAAAAACGATACGAGAAACCATCTGTCGCGCTGCCGAACGCACCGGCATTACCACCACGTTTATTGCCAATCACTTAGTGCCAGTACCTAAACGTAACAACATCCATAGTGTACAAGTCGAAAGCGGTTTTGATATTGCTGACAATGAAATTGTGCGCCGTGTCGAAACTGGCGATTTGGTGATCACATCCGATATTCCATTAGCCGATGAAGTGATCACTAAAGGCGGACAAGCGCTCAGTTCTCGTGGTGAGCTTTATACTAAGGACACCATCAAAGCTCGTCTTAATATTCGAGATTTTATGGATACTATGCGTTCAAGTGGTGTTCAAAGCGGAGGCCCTGCGCCATTATCGCAAACCGACAAGCGTGAGTTTGCGAATCATTTGGATAGGATATTGGCGAAGAGCCGTAACTCGTAG
- a CDS encoding Zn-ribbon-containing protein yields the protein MYVVELRFECFDNTTIDAVEKAINGLFDALRYNGQILGREFPIIIGDGEFRARLICPEANSLHADYHSDYVKVCLQRLTEAKVLAPKVKVLGQDLNSEQTVAFDEQNTPSWQVLYTTFVHSCSPLRCGDTFRPIPLYHNPPTLNGDHKSLIKWQTEWQACDELQMAGACEAEHAGLKEIAQVDSDLFRRGWDLRGRLEYITKIPTYYYLYRVGGESLQAEQNRPCPRCGGDWKLEAPLHDIFYFKCDDCRIVSNLSWDHLK from the coding sequence GTGTACGTAGTCGAATTACGATTTGAATGTTTTGATAACACCACTATTGATGCAGTAGAAAAAGCAATTAACGGCTTATTTGATGCTTTGCGTTATAACGGACAGATTTTAGGTCGAGAGTTTCCGATTATTATTGGCGATGGAGAATTTCGGGCACGCTTAATTTGCCCAGAAGCCAATAGTTTACACGCGGATTATCATTCTGATTATGTCAAAGTGTGTTTGCAGCGATTAACGGAAGCTAAGGTATTAGCACCTAAAGTCAAAGTGCTTGGCCAAGATCTCAACTCTGAGCAAACCGTGGCATTTGATGAGCAAAACACACCGAGTTGGCAGGTTTTATATACCACTTTTGTCCACTCGTGCTCACCATTACGCTGTGGTGATACGTTTAGACCGATCCCTTTGTATCATAATCCGCCAACCTTAAATGGCGATCATAAATCGTTAATAAAATGGCAGACAGAGTGGCAAGCCTGTGATGAATTGCAAATGGCCGGCGCTTGTGAAGCGGAACATGCTGGCTTGAAAGAAATTGCTCAAGTAGACAGTGATTTATTCCGCCGAGGTTGGGATCTACGTGGTCGATTAGAATACATCACAAAAATTCCGACTTATTATTATTTATACCGAGTGGGGGGAGAAAGCTTGCAAGCTGAGCAAAATCGACCTTGTCCTCGTTGTGGTGGCGATTGGAAATTAGAAGCGCCGCTGCATGATATTTTCTATTTTAAATGCGACGATTGCCGCATTGTGTCGAATTTATCCTGGGATCATTTGAAGTAG
- the syd gene encoding SecY-interacting protein has protein sequence MNHNIAQALAVLTTEFVDKWQEVYQSFPIANEMEGIPSPCVQRTDGQNIEWLPQERDELADFSHLERGIELLIHPDVKTFYGSQYSADLTLSWKGKPFTLLQVWSDDDFIRLQENLLGHLVTQRRLKLKPTIFIGTTDAELDVISICNISGEVILERLGTDKRDVLSPNIEQFLLQCQAEV, from the coding sequence ATGAATCACAATATTGCCCAGGCATTAGCGGTTTTAACCACAGAATTTGTGGATAAATGGCAGGAGGTCTATCAAAGTTTTCCTATCGCCAATGAAATGGAGGGCATTCCTTCACCTTGCGTGCAACGTACCGATGGCCAAAATATTGAGTGGTTACCTCAAGAGCGTGATGAACTTGCCGATTTTAGCCATTTAGAGCGTGGCATTGAATTGCTTATTCATCCAGATGTGAAAACCTTCTATGGCTCTCAATATAGCGCTGATCTTACTTTGTCTTGGAAAGGTAAGCCATTCACTTTGTTACAAGTGTGGAGTGATGATGACTTTATTCGCCTGCAAGAAAACCTGCTAGGCCACTTAGTGACGCAGCGTCGCTTAAAATTAAAACCGACCATCTTCATTGGTACCACTGATGCCGAGTTGGATGTGATTTCAATTTGTAATATTTCTGGTGAGGTGATTTTAGAGCGACTAGGTACCGATAAACGTGATGTGTTATCGCCTAATATCGAGCAGTTTTTATTACAGTGCCAAGCTGAAGTGTAG
- the queF gene encoding NADPH-dependent 7-cyano-7-deazaguanine reductase QueF (Catalyzes the NADPH-dependent reduction of 7-cyano-7-deazaguanine (preQ0) to 7-aminomethyl-7-deazaguanine (preQ1) in queuosine biosynthesis) codes for MPHSSKQTKYANAKELQGLTLGQATQYSHDYDPSLLQPVPRSLNRDDLGLHDVTTLPFVGGDIWTLYELSWLNNKGLPQVAIGDVILPPTSPNLIESKSFKLYLNSFNQTRFESWQQVEQIIAQDLSNCAGETVEVTLHPLSHYTQQPITTMQGQCIDEQDIEITNYQFNESYLEDSTEPQEVSECLHSHLLKSNCLITNQPDWGSVEIEYTGKKINQEALLRYLVSFREHNEFHEQCVERIFCDIMKYCQPEQLSVYARYTRRGGLDINPFRSTHLAKPSQMTRMARQ; via the coding sequence ATGCCCCACTCATCAAAGCAGACAAAATATGCTAATGCCAAAGAATTGCAAGGATTAACATTAGGTCAAGCGACACAATATAGCCATGACTATGATCCTAGCCTTTTACAGCCTGTCCCACGTAGCTTAAACCGCGATGATTTGGGGTTACATGATGTAACAACACTTCCTTTTGTCGGTGGCGATATTTGGACGTTATATGAGCTGTCATGGCTGAATAACAAAGGACTTCCTCAAGTTGCGATTGGTGATGTTATTTTACCCCCGACTAGCCCCAACTTAATTGAATCAAAGTCATTCAAGTTATACCTCAATAGCTTCAACCAAACTCGCTTTGAATCTTGGCAACAAGTTGAGCAAATTATCGCCCAAGACTTATCTAATTGCGCAGGAGAAACCGTAGAAGTCACACTGCATCCGCTAAGTCACTACACTCAGCAGCCTATCACGACCATGCAAGGTCAATGCATTGATGAACAAGATATTGAGATAACAAACTACCAATTCAATGAAAGTTATCTTGAAGACTCAACAGAACCTCAAGAAGTTAGTGAGTGCTTGCATAGTCATTTATTAAAGTCTAACTGCCTGATCACCAACCAACCGGATTGGGGCAGCGTTGAAATTGAATACACCGGCAAGAAAATCAATCAAGAAGCCCTATTGCGTTATCTGGTTTCGTTTCGCGAACACAATGAATTCCATGAGCAATGTGTAGAACGTATTTTTTGCGACATTATGAAGTATTGCCAACCTGAACAATTAAGCGTTTATGCACGCTATACTCGCCGTGGTGGACTCGATATCAACCCATTCCGTTCTACACATCTTGCTAAACCAAGCCAGATGACTCGAATGGCTCGCCAATAA